A genomic stretch from Setaria italica strain Yugu1 chromosome VII, Setaria_italica_v2.0, whole genome shotgun sequence includes:
- the LOC101758863 gene encoding serine/threonine-protein phosphatase 7 long form homolog isoform X2: MWARLAVGRPKIMPRRPCFPGEMPRRQPTWAYLWDQVKVSHTRLDRAYLDYINEIDALTAHSPYEGEDALPFTVSFMCGLDDDLYMMKCPLICFYAVEYHLPDRVARQFGMRQIWPTPATSTSVELHSVDRKKKRKVSEWAAFHQAYIDDWEDFHDNVDDNNELHTSSEYRQYQTWYQGATRHRLRAAWTEDDYADIHSSDDEDTVYDQSTRAGRQVEAGPILDRMGRTLQSSVRDIEHFRPRVTDPEMRSFLDRLSNRFRRAAARCGCRTATM, encoded by the exons ATGTGGGCCCGTCTTGCTGTTGGTCGTCCCAAGATTATGCCGCGGCGACCGTGCTTCCCAGGTGAGATGCCGAGACGGCAGCCGACATGGGCATATCTTTGGGATCAGGTTAAAGTTAGCCATACGAGGTTGGACCGCGCGTACCTGGATTACATCAACGAGATAGACGCGCTCACGGCTCATAGT CCTTACGAAGGAGAGGACGCACTTCCTTTTACCGTTAGCTTCATGTGTGGGTTGGACGACGATCTTTACATGATGAAGTGCCCTCTCATATGTttctatgctgtcgagtaccaccTGCCAGATCGAGTAGCACGTCAGTTTGGGATGAGGCAGATTTGGCCAACACCGGCGACCTCGACTAGTGTGGAGTTACACAG CGTGGATCGTAAGAAGAAACGGAAGGTCTCTGAGTGGGCCGCGTTCCACCAGGCGTACATTGACGATTGGGAGGACTTCCACGATAACGTGGACGACAACAATGAGCTGCATACAAGCAGTGAGTATAGGCAATACCAGActtggtaccaaggtgcgacgcGTCACAGGCTGAGGGCAGCGTGGACGGAAGATGACTACGCTGACATTCACTcatccgacgatgaagacacgGTGTACGATCAGAGTACTCGTGCTGGAAGACAGGTGGAGGCAGGACCAATTCTGGATAGGATG GGCCGTACCCTCCAAAGCTCGGTTAGAGATATTGAGCATTTCCGTCCTAGAGTTACGGATCCCGAGATGCGGAGCTTTCTAGAC CGACTGTCAAATCGGTTTCGTCGTgcggctgctcgttgtggttgcaggactgccACGATGTGA
- the LOC101758863 gene encoding serine/threonine-protein phosphatase 7 long form homolog isoform X1, producing the protein MWARLAVGRPKIMPRRPCFPGEMPRRQPTWAYLWDQVKVSHTRLDRAYLDYINEIDALTAHSVNRQPYEGEDALPFTVSFMCGLDDDLYMMKCPLICFYAVEYHLPDRVARQFGMRQIWPTPATSTSVELHSVDRKKKRKVSEWAAFHQAYIDDWEDFHDNVDDNNELHTSSEYRQYQTWYQGATRHRLRAAWTEDDYADIHSSDDEDTVYDQSTRAGRQVEAGPILDRMGRTLQSSVRDIEHFRPRVTDPEMRSFLDRLSNRFRRAAARCGCRTATM; encoded by the exons ATGTGGGCCCGTCTTGCTGTTGGTCGTCCCAAGATTATGCCGCGGCGACCGTGCTTCCCAGGTGAGATGCCGAGACGGCAGCCGACATGGGCATATCTTTGGGATCAGGTTAAAGTTAGCCATACGAGGTTGGACCGCGCGTACCTGGATTACATCAACGAGATAGACGCGCTCACGGCTCATAGT GTAAATCGGCAGCCTTACGAAGGAGAGGACGCACTTCCTTTTACCGTTAGCTTCATGTGTGGGTTGGACGACGATCTTTACATGATGAAGTGCCCTCTCATATGTttctatgctgtcgagtaccaccTGCCAGATCGAGTAGCACGTCAGTTTGGGATGAGGCAGATTTGGCCAACACCGGCGACCTCGACTAGTGTGGAGTTACACAG CGTGGATCGTAAGAAGAAACGGAAGGTCTCTGAGTGGGCCGCGTTCCACCAGGCGTACATTGACGATTGGGAGGACTTCCACGATAACGTGGACGACAACAATGAGCTGCATACAAGCAGTGAGTATAGGCAATACCAGActtggtaccaaggtgcgacgcGTCACAGGCTGAGGGCAGCGTGGACGGAAGATGACTACGCTGACATTCACTcatccgacgatgaagacacgGTGTACGATCAGAGTACTCGTGCTGGAAGACAGGTGGAGGCAGGACCAATTCTGGATAGGATG GGCCGTACCCTCCAAAGCTCGGTTAGAGATATTGAGCATTTCCGTCCTAGAGTTACGGATCCCGAGATGCGGAGCTTTCTAGAC CGACTGTCAAATCGGTTTCGTCGTgcggctgctcgttgtggttgcaggactgccACGATGTGA